From Oceanipulchritudo coccoides, the proteins below share one genomic window:
- the secA gene encoding preprotein translocase subunit SecA, whose amino-acid sequence MISKVLKRFSGSHYRRFIKKAQPIVERINKLELEYQSLSDAQLQAKTDEFRKRYKEGETLDDLLPEAFATVKNAARRLCGQEIEYVGTKDTWNMVHFDVQLIGGMCLHQNSIAEMATGEGKTLVATLPLYLNSLAGRGAQLVTVNEYLAQRDAEWMGHIYKFLGLTVGVIKGGHQQDNDEKRAAYNCDITYGTASEFGFDYLRDNGMAMSREAQVQNDHFFCIIDEVDSILIDEARTPLIISGPVEDDSSAPFLALRPQVEKLAKEQKRLCNKLVSDAKAIMENPDVDHAEGLYKMLQVKQGMPKNKILLRLLEVGKIRKEFDAYDLEMSADYNKKQAYALKEELFFSVDEKQRSSDLTERGRMLLRPDNPDAFVLPDLPTMYMEIDNREDLEPKEKAKLKAQEQTQFEQISEEIHIIGQLLRAFSLYERDVEYVVQDGKVMIVDENTGRVMPGRRWSDGLHQAVEAKEGVKIEKESKTYATITLQNYFRLYEKLAGMTGTAETEANEFKDIYNLNVMVIPTNQPNIRIDENDIIYKTRREKYNAVIDEITQAHERGQPCLVGTVSVDSSEVLSRMLKRAKIPHSVLNAKYHAQEAEIITRAGHRGAVTIATNMAGRGTDIKLGEGIADLGGLYVIGTERHTSRRIDRQLRGRCARQGDPGKSRSFLSLEDELMRLYSQGSAGKLLESSFEEGEPLEHRWLNPMIERAQKTVEQHHYSIRKRLLQYDDVGSKQREVIYALRNEAITSDTPKTLIFELIEEELESRAEEFGVMVAKSGENEKEIKDYYTWLMQTFPIRLKIDDLKGIEGPDILKKTLERIEEAYQLKEEAEEPEALRRLERIVLISNIDRHYQNHLTEMEDLRQSVGLRGYGQKDPLVEYKNEAFVYFDEMLGRVRGDICSSIFRSVTNVRAFESMVARLRDRAREQGPTGPDGEQPQLAGQGGTPGGGGSVQLPKVKKAPVRIANEPGRNEMVVIQRGPEKQEMKWKKAERLVKEDGWQLVGKA is encoded by the coding sequence ATGATTTCCAAGGTATTAAAACGATTTTCCGGTAGCCACTACCGCCGATTCATAAAGAAGGCCCAGCCCATTGTTGAGCGCATCAACAAGCTTGAGCTTGAGTACCAATCGCTCAGCGATGCGCAGCTTCAGGCCAAGACCGACGAGTTTCGCAAGCGTTACAAGGAAGGTGAGACACTGGATGATTTGCTTCCAGAGGCATTTGCCACGGTCAAGAACGCCGCCCGCCGGCTTTGTGGCCAGGAGATCGAGTATGTCGGCACCAAGGACACCTGGAATATGGTGCATTTTGATGTCCAGCTGATCGGCGGGATGTGCCTGCACCAGAATTCAATTGCTGAAATGGCAACCGGGGAGGGAAAGACCCTTGTTGCGACCCTTCCGCTCTACCTGAACAGCCTTGCCGGTCGCGGCGCGCAGCTGGTCACCGTGAATGAGTATCTTGCTCAACGTGATGCCGAATGGATGGGACACATCTACAAGTTTCTCGGCCTGACCGTGGGTGTCATCAAGGGCGGACACCAGCAGGACAATGATGAGAAACGGGCTGCCTACAATTGTGACATCACCTACGGGACAGCCAGTGAATTTGGCTTTGATTATCTCCGCGACAACGGCATGGCCATGAGTCGTGAGGCACAGGTGCAGAACGATCACTTTTTCTGCATTATTGACGAAGTTGACTCCATCCTGATTGATGAGGCAAGGACGCCCTTGATCATTTCCGGGCCGGTCGAGGACGACTCATCTGCTCCATTTCTTGCCCTGAGGCCACAGGTTGAAAAGTTGGCCAAGGAACAAAAGCGTCTTTGCAACAAGCTGGTCAGTGACGCGAAAGCGATCATGGAAAACCCGGATGTGGACCATGCGGAGGGCTTGTACAAGATGCTGCAGGTCAAGCAGGGCATGCCCAAGAACAAGATTCTTCTGCGACTTCTTGAGGTAGGCAAAATCCGCAAGGAGTTTGATGCCTATGACCTTGAGATGTCGGCTGATTATAACAAAAAGCAGGCCTATGCGCTCAAGGAGGAGCTTTTCTTCTCGGTCGATGAAAAGCAGCGCAGCAGCGATTTAACGGAACGCGGTCGGATGCTCCTGCGCCCTGACAATCCGGATGCTTTCGTGCTTCCGGACCTTCCCACGATGTACATGGAGATCGACAACCGGGAAGATCTTGAGCCAAAGGAAAAGGCCAAGCTGAAGGCGCAAGAGCAGACACAGTTTGAGCAAATCAGTGAGGAGATCCACATCATCGGGCAGCTCTTGAGAGCTTTCAGCCTGTACGAGCGCGATGTCGAGTATGTCGTGCAAGACGGCAAGGTGATGATTGTCGATGAAAACACGGGCCGTGTGATGCCCGGTCGCCGCTGGTCCGATGGGTTGCACCAGGCTGTTGAAGCAAAGGAAGGGGTGAAGATTGAAAAAGAGTCAAAGACCTACGCGACGATCACCCTCCAGAATTATTTTCGTTTGTATGAAAAGCTCGCCGGGATGACTGGTACAGCTGAGACAGAAGCCAACGAATTCAAGGATATCTATAACCTCAATGTGATGGTTATTCCCACAAACCAGCCAAATATCCGGATTGATGAGAACGACATCATCTACAAGACGCGGCGCGAGAAATACAATGCGGTAATTGATGAGATCACGCAGGCCCATGAACGGGGTCAACCATGTCTTGTGGGGACCGTTTCCGTTGATTCGTCCGAGGTGCTTAGCCGCATGCTGAAGCGGGCCAAGATTCCCCACAGTGTTCTCAATGCAAAATATCATGCCCAAGAGGCGGAGATCATTACCCGCGCGGGTCATCGTGGAGCTGTTACAATTGCCACCAACATGGCGGGTCGCGGAACAGATATCAAGTTGGGCGAGGGGATCGCTGATTTGGGTGGTCTTTATGTCATCGGAACAGAACGACATACTTCAAGGCGGATTGACCGCCAGTTGCGCGGCCGTTGTGCCCGTCAGGGCGACCCCGGCAAGAGCCGGTCATTTCTTTCCCTGGAAGATGAATTGATGCGTCTCTACAGTCAGGGGAGCGCCGGCAAACTTCTTGAGAGCTCCTTCGAGGAAGGCGAGCCCCTTGAGCACCGCTGGCTCAATCCGATGATTGAGCGCGCGCAGAAAACGGTTGAGCAGCATCACTACTCAATCCGTAAGCGTTTGCTGCAGTACGATGATGTCGGTTCAAAGCAGCGTGAAGTGATCTACGCGTTGCGCAATGAGGCGATTACTTCCGATACGCCCAAGACCCTTATTTTCGAGCTCATCGAGGAGGAACTTGAATCCCGCGCTGAAGAATTTGGTGTAATGGTTGCCAAATCCGGAGAGAACGAGAAGGAGATCAAGGATTACTACACCTGGCTGATGCAGACTTTCCCGATTCGCCTGAAAATTGACGACCTCAAGGGAATCGAAGGGCCGGATATTCTTAAAAAGACCCTCGAGAGAATTGAGGAAGCTTATCAACTGAAGGAAGAGGCCGAAGAACCCGAGGCGCTGCGCCGCCTTGAGCGGATTGTCCTGATCAGCAACATTGATCGCCATTATCAAAACCATCTCACTGAGATGGAGGACCTGCGTCAGAGCGTTGGTCTGCGTGGATACGGGCAAAAAGATCCGCTGGTCGAATACAAGAACGAAGCCTTTGTTTATTTTGATGAAATGCTGGGCCGGGTACGCGGGGACATTTGCTCCAGCATATTCCGGAGCGTGACCAATGTCCGTGCATTTGAATCCATGGTGGCGCGGCTGCGAGACCGCGCCCGCGAACAAGGACCGACTGGTCCAGATGGCGAGCAGCCGCAGCTGGCTGGCCAGGGGGGCACTCCCGGCGGAGGTGGCTCTGTGCAGCTTCCCAAGGTCAAGAAGGCACCGGTCCGGATTGCCAACGAGCCCGGCCGCAATGAGATGGTCGTGATCCAGCGAGGTCCCGAAAAGCAGGAGATGAAGTGGAAGAAAGCCGAACGGTTGGTCAAGGAAGACGGTTGGCAGCTGGTTGGCAAAGCCTGA